A portion of the Paenibacillus hamazuiensis genome contains these proteins:
- a CDS encoding response regulator transcription factor gives MRQLKGIKILLVDDEPNILQFLELGLQNEGFEVWTAQDGMTAITLAKQHQPHVAILDVMMPGMDGFEVCRMLKKTENIAVIMLTAKEEVEDRVKGLTLGADDYMAKPFSFEELLARIHARIRNHFPNLLGEVVAGPFRIDDRRKEISLDQRVLELSPTEYELLKFLVINHGLVLSKSMILDKVWGYDFGGEENIVEVYIRSLRDKLGDKEHKLIRTVRGAGYRVDLS, from the coding sequence ATGCGTCAATTAAAAGGGATTAAAATTTTGCTGGTCGATGACGAGCCTAACATATTGCAGTTTTTGGAGCTGGGCTTGCAAAACGAAGGGTTCGAGGTATGGACCGCTCAGGACGGCATGACGGCAATTACGCTTGCGAAGCAGCATCAGCCGCATGTGGCGATTTTGGACGTGATGATGCCGGGGATGGACGGCTTTGAGGTTTGCCGGATGCTGAAGAAGACGGAGAATATCGCCGTTATCATGCTGACGGCCAAGGAGGAAGTGGAGGATCGCGTCAAGGGGCTGACGCTGGGCGCCGACGATTACATGGCCAAGCCGTTCAGCTTCGAGGAGCTGCTCGCCCGCATTCATGCACGCATTCGCAATCATTTTCCGAACTTGCTCGGGGAAGTGGTGGCCGGGCCGTTCCGCATCGACGACCGCCGCAAGGAGATCAGCCTCGATCAGCGCGTGCTGGAGCTTTCGCCGACGGAGTATGAGCTGCTTAAGTTTCTCGTCATTAACCACGGGCTTGTGCTGAGCAAATCGATGATTCTCGACAAAGTATGGGGTTACGATTTCGGCGGGGAAGAAAACATCGTCGAAGTGTACATCCGCTCCTTGCGGGATAAGCTGGGCGACAAGGAGCATAAGCTGATCCGCACGGTGCGCGGCGCCGGCTATCGGGTGGACCTCTCATGA
- a CDS encoding ferric reductase-like transmembrane domain-containing protein has protein sequence MIQWIVHLPLWQIIRSLGIVSYVLLAAGICLGILYSFPVWQGRTKAQLFKLHTFFTVAGTGIGLLHGMVTVIDTYMPFSWSEVLIPFAAKHDPVLTGLGTLAGYGLLVLIFTSDIRHKLKKPLWYAIHLLSYPILAISFIHGYFEGTDTASLGIRWMYVLSMGAVVLLTILRAMMRSEGGGGLAARQAGR, from the coding sequence ATGATACAATGGATTGTTCATTTACCGTTATGGCAAATTATCCGCAGTCTCGGAATCGTCTCTTACGTGCTGCTCGCCGCCGGCATTTGTCTCGGTATTCTGTACAGCTTCCCGGTATGGCAGGGCAGAACCAAAGCGCAGCTGTTTAAGCTGCACACCTTCTTCACGGTGGCCGGTACCGGCATCGGTTTGCTGCACGGCATGGTCACCGTCATCGACACGTATATGCCGTTTTCGTGGAGCGAGGTGCTTATTCCGTTTGCGGCGAAGCACGATCCCGTTCTGACCGGACTCGGCACGCTGGCCGGCTACGGCCTGCTGGTGCTTATTTTCACTTCGGACATTCGCCATAAGCTGAAAAAGCCGCTCTGGTACGCCATTCACTTGTTATCGTACCCGATTTTGGCGATCTCTTTCATTCACGGTTATTTTGAAGGCACCGATACGGCGAGTCTCGGTATTCGCTGGATGTACGTGCTGTCGATGGGCGCTGTCGTACTGCTTACCATACTGCGGGCGATGATGCGCAGCGAAGGCGGCGGTGGCTTGGCCGCCCGTCAAGCAGGCCGATAG
- a CDS encoding FAD:protein FMN transferase: MSNSSFFAGASGDFHTFQFRAMNTRIDMAFYCKSEQAARLEETAAHWFQNTEERFSRFREQSELSHLNRLAGERCMVSDAMMEVLRLADAYRELTGGAFDPLILNALHAAGYSESFELLKQHPDLAAAEPAKSVQGSTASMQLNPVMKSVQLPAQSGLDLGGIVKSWAVRRLAEHLRKELFIERGFVNAGGDLAAWGPRDEVADPWRIGIEHPWDTDADAGIIALVSGAAATSSKLGRKWAAAAGPMHHLIDPRTMRPSDSDVAQCTVTGKDVVACEVWAKAICILGLDDGLELFARKAEDCEALVFTQDRQSHLFASPESIGTRWQGVRYDHFREPARA; encoded by the coding sequence ATGTCCAACAGTTCATTTTTCGCCGGCGCATCGGGTGATTTTCATACATTTCAATTCCGCGCGATGAACACCCGGATCGATATGGCGTTCTATTGCAAGTCCGAACAGGCGGCAAGGCTGGAGGAGACCGCTGCGCACTGGTTTCAAAATACGGAGGAGCGGTTTAGCCGGTTTCGGGAGCAAAGCGAGCTGAGTCACCTGAACCGGCTCGCCGGGGAACGCTGCATGGTGTCCGACGCGATGATGGAGGTGCTGAGGCTTGCCGATGCGTACCGCGAGCTGACGGGCGGCGCATTCGATCCGCTCATCCTGAACGCCCTCCATGCGGCCGGATACTCGGAATCGTTCGAGCTGCTGAAGCAGCATCCCGATTTAGCCGCGGCGGAGCCGGCAAAATCTGTTCAGGGCAGCACCGCATCCATGCAGCTTAATCCGGTGATGAAATCGGTTCAGCTGCCGGCGCAAAGCGGACTCGATCTCGGCGGCATTGTGAAAAGCTGGGCCGTACGTCGCCTTGCCGAGCATCTCCGCAAAGAGCTGTTCATCGAACGCGGATTCGTGAACGCCGGAGGCGACCTGGCCGCATGGGGCCCGCGGGATGAGGTTGCCGATCCTTGGCGGATCGGCATCGAACATCCGTGGGATACCGATGCCGACGCCGGTATCATCGCGCTTGTCAGCGGTGCCGCAGCCACCTCCAGCAAGCTCGGACGCAAATGGGCTGCCGCCGCGGGACCGATGCATCATCTGATCGATCCGCGAACGATGCGCCCGAGCGATAGCGACGTCGCCCAATGCACGGTGACCGGCAAAGATGTCGTGGCCTGCGAGGTATGGGCGAAGGCGATATGCATCCTCGGTCTGGACGACGGGCTCGAGCTGTTTGCCCGCAAGGCGGAAGATTGCGAAGCGCTTGTGTTTACCCAGGACCGGCAATCCCATCTGTTCGCCTCGCCGGAATCGATCGGAACCCGTTGGCAGGGCGTCCGGTACGATCATTTCAGAGAGCCCGCAAGGGCATAA
- a CDS encoding MFS transporter: MEKKGLILLAMALGLLMASLDNTITSAAISHIIKDINGFDKISWVFTAYMLAATSTMLVFGKMSDLFGRKLFYLIGIGIFLIGSALCGTAQSMTQLIVYRAIQGIGSGALFPISFTIIFTLFTDPKQAGRLSGVFAGIFGISSVAGPQIGTLLAEYWGWRWCFYVNVPLGIVSFLTLLFALKESRSERRPSVDYLGTATLIVSSVALMLGLEWGGKQFAWGSWQEISLFAVFLVVGVLFVLVERRAKEPVLPLALFKNRMIVGMTLACLCQGAIMFSAITYLPVFSTAVLGQSNSNGMLTPMMFSLMPGAITFGTLMQFFSFRVIMAFSMTAGAIVSILLTQIAHTASPWYLAGLMVILGLCAIGPLMSVAQNAVAMSVDRKYIGISSSIVGFWRNIGGVLGASIMATIVNNNYKGLIQSGAEANHIPADQIERMADPQLLVRASDAVPPSVLAFIRDSLGTAINHGFVLSIVFAAIGIAAAVIAGPGRYVKRTPHGEPAPAGHTA; the protein is encoded by the coding sequence ATGGAGAAAAAAGGTTTGATCTTGCTGGCGATGGCGCTGGGGCTGCTGATGGCATCGCTGGACAACACGATCACTTCGGCGGCGATCAGCCATATTATTAAAGATATTAACGGGTTTGATAAAATCAGCTGGGTATTCACCGCCTACATGTTGGCCGCAACCAGCACCATGCTCGTATTCGGCAAAATGTCGGATTTGTTCGGGCGGAAGCTGTTTTATTTGATCGGGATCGGCATCTTTCTGATCGGCTCGGCGCTCTGCGGGACAGCTCAATCGATGACGCAGCTCATCGTATACAGGGCGATTCAGGGGATCGGGTCGGGAGCGCTGTTTCCGATCAGCTTTACGATCATTTTTACGCTGTTTACCGATCCGAAGCAGGCCGGGCGGTTGTCAGGAGTATTTGCCGGCATTTTTGGAATTTCTTCGGTCGCCGGACCACAGATCGGCACACTTCTCGCCGAATATTGGGGCTGGCGGTGGTGCTTTTACGTCAACGTGCCGCTGGGTATCGTGTCGTTTCTTACGCTGCTGTTTGCGCTGAAAGAATCGAGATCCGAGCGCCGTCCGAGCGTCGATTATTTGGGTACGGCGACTCTGATCGTCTCGAGCGTGGCGCTTATGCTGGGACTGGAGTGGGGCGGCAAACAGTTCGCGTGGGGCTCGTGGCAGGAGATTTCCTTGTTTGCGGTATTTCTTGTCGTCGGCGTGCTGTTCGTGTTGGTGGAGCGCCGGGCGAAGGAGCCGGTGCTGCCGCTTGCGCTGTTCAAAAACCGGATGATCGTTGGCATGACGTTAGCCTGCCTTTGTCAAGGGGCGATCATGTTTTCCGCAATCACTTATTTGCCGGTATTCTCGACGGCGGTGCTGGGCCAGTCGAATTCCAACGGTATGCTGACGCCGATGATGTTTTCCCTGATGCCCGGGGCGATTACGTTCGGTACGCTGATGCAATTTTTCAGCTTCCGGGTGATTATGGCCTTCTCCATGACGGCGGGGGCGATCGTAAGCATTTTGCTGACCCAAATCGCTCACACCGCATCGCCGTGGTATTTGGCCGGACTGATGGTCATCCTTGGTCTCTGTGCGATCGGTCCGCTGATGAGTGTCGCACAAAACGCCGTCGCGATGAGCGTGGACCGTAAATATATCGGCATCAGCTCGTCCATCGTCGGCTTTTGGCGCAACATCGGCGGCGTACTTGGAGCCTCGATCATGGCGACGATTGTCAATAACAACTATAAGGGCCTGATCCAGTCCGGCGCGGAAGCGAACCATATTCCCGCCGATCAGATCGAAAGGATGGCCGATCCGCAGCTGCTCGTTCGCGCAAGCGACGCCGTTCCGCCGAGTGTGCTGGCGTTCATCCGCGATTCGCTCGGTACGGCGATCAATCACGGCTTCGTCCTAAGCATCGTGTTCGCCGCCATTGGCATTGCCGCGGCGGTAATCGCAGGCCCCGGCCGCTACGTGAAGCGCACGCCGCATGGCGAACCGGCTCCTGCCGGCCATACGGCGTAG
- a CDS encoding tripartite tricarboxylate transporter permease: MSTVDYLLHGLATAMQWHNLVFVFFGVLIGTVVGVLPGIGPMSGVALLIPITATMTSGLSPEEAATSSIILLAGVYYGAMYGGSTTSILLNTPGESSSVVTTLDGYQMARQGRAGAALAISAIGSFAAGLISLIGLICLAQPLSAVAIKFGPAEYFSLMVLGLLAISGLAGKSMVKALIMTAFGLLLATIGIDQVSGVGRFTFDIPELYQGLEFLTVAVGTFAVGEVFKTILEREGNEGEIAKINRIFPTKQDLKDSAAPIGRGSVLGFFIGLLPGAGAILASFFAYIVEKKLSKNPDKFGKGAIEGVASPESANNAAAGGAMIPLLTLGIPSSGTTAILMGAFIMYNVQPGPLLFTDHPQLAWGVIASMFVGNLMLLILNMPLVKIFAKVIETPAKYLIPLIIVFSVFGVYAVQYSTFDLMLIMGCGLVGYFLAKNDFPLAPMVLGLILGPMMENNMRRALTISNGDFMIFLQKPVSLVFLIIGALWILIPLILKMRGKNVLVNEEG; the protein is encoded by the coding sequence ATGAGCACAGTAGATTATTTGCTTCATGGACTCGCTACTGCAATGCAGTGGCATAATTTGGTGTTTGTCTTTTTTGGGGTGCTTATAGGAACGGTCGTCGGCGTACTGCCCGGCATCGGGCCGATGAGCGGCGTCGCGCTGCTCATTCCGATCACGGCGACGATGACGTCGGGATTGTCTCCGGAAGAAGCGGCGACCAGCTCGATCATTCTGCTCGCGGGCGTTTACTACGGTGCGATGTACGGCGGATCGACGACATCGATTTTGCTGAATACGCCGGGCGAATCGTCATCCGTCGTCACAACGCTGGACGGCTACCAGATGGCGCGCCAGGGCAGAGCCGGAGCGGCGCTGGCGATTTCCGCCATCGGTTCGTTCGCGGCGGGTCTTATTTCGCTGATCGGCCTTATCTGCCTGGCCCAGCCGCTATCCGCGGTGGCGATCAAATTCGGCCCGGCCGAATATTTCTCGCTGATGGTGCTGGGGCTGCTGGCCATAAGCGGCCTCGCCGGCAAATCGATGGTCAAGGCACTGATCATGACGGCGTTCGGTTTGCTGCTGGCGACGATCGGTATCGATCAGGTTTCCGGGGTGGGGCGGTTTACGTTCGACATTCCGGAGCTTTATCAAGGTCTGGAGTTTTTGACCGTTGCGGTCGGTACGTTTGCGGTTGGGGAAGTGTTTAAAACGATACTGGAGCGCGAAGGAAACGAAGGCGAAATCGCCAAAATCAACCGGATTTTTCCGACGAAGCAGGATCTGAAGGACAGCGCGGCTCCGATCGGCCGCGGCTCCGTGCTCGGCTTCTTCATCGGTCTTCTGCCGGGGGCGGGTGCCATCCTCGCATCGTTTTTCGCTTATATCGTGGAGAAAAAGCTGAGCAAAAACCCGGACAAGTTCGGCAAAGGCGCCATCGAGGGAGTCGCTTCCCCGGAATCGGCGAATAACGCCGCTGCCGGCGGCGCGATGATTCCGCTGCTCACGCTGGGCATTCCGTCGTCCGGAACGACGGCGATTTTGATGGGCGCATTCATTATGTACAACGTGCAGCCGGGTCCGCTTTTGTTCACGGATCATCCGCAGCTGGCATGGGGCGTTATCGCCAGTATGTTCGTCGGCAACCTGATGCTGCTTATTTTGAACATGCCGCTTGTTAAAATATTCGCGAAGGTTATCGAGACGCCGGCGAAATATTTGATTCCTTTGATCATCGTCTTTTCCGTATTCGGCGTTTACGCGGTGCAGTATTCCACCTTCGATTTGATGCTCATCATGGGCTGCGGTTTGGTCGGTTACTTCCTCGCGAAAAACGATTTCCCGCTGGCTCCGATGGTGCTCGGCCTCATTTTGGGCCCGATGATGGAAAACAACATGCGGCGGGCGCTGACGATTTCGAACGGAGACTTTATGATTTTCCTGCAAAAGCCGGTATCCCTCGTCTTTTTGATCATCGGCGCGCTGTGGATTCTCATTCCGCTGATTTTGAAAATGAGAGGCAAAAACGTGCTTGTCAACGAAGAAGGTTAA
- a CDS encoding tripartite tricarboxylate transporter TctB family protein: MNKTFDRYAGIVFLAIGLLFVFGSRSISTSAYGSNVGANIFPFILGIFLALMSVRLIYETFRGPKGEKRKENLDYKRFGIIFVSAVLYAYFLEDVGFVISTFLFLLIGFQTMQRGGLWKSILISAAFSYGVYFLYVNVLEGTLPGFPTWLGLS, encoded by the coding sequence ATGAACAAGACGTTTGACCGCTATGCCGGGATCGTATTTCTCGCCATCGGCCTGCTGTTCGTATTCGGGAGCCGGAGCATTTCGACCAGCGCTTACGGAAGCAACGTCGGGGCCAATATTTTCCCGTTTATATTGGGCATATTTCTGGCGCTGATGAGCGTTCGCCTGATTTATGAAACGTTCCGCGGTCCGAAAGGCGAAAAGCGCAAAGAGAACCTCGATTACAAAAGGTTCGGCATCATATTTGTCTCAGCCGTGCTGTATGCGTATTTTTTGGAGGATGTCGGATTTGTCATTTCCACGTTTTTGTTTCTGCTGATCGGATTTCAGACGATGCAAAGAGGCGGGCTTTGGAAATCGATCCTCATTTCCGCGGCGTTTTCTTATGGAGTGTACTTTCTTTATGTTAACGTGCTCGAAGGAACGCTTCCCGGCTTTCCCACCTGGCTCGGCTTATCGTAG
- a CDS encoding helix-turn-helix transcriptional regulator, which produces MTSQDVILGILMNQSSAGYDIKRLLETVFSYFYNASFGTIYPMLAKMEQQGLITKESIIQEGKPNKHVYTITEEGRRQFREYLNSELQPEEIKSDFMVRLYFGGLADREHVSEWLSKAIDKTTRTLQSLEDIYGRLKDKKSATQIICVRLGIESCKARLKVLNEGLNDIKALDGELEKE; this is translated from the coding sequence ATGACCAGCCAGGATGTCATCTTGGGGATTTTGATGAATCAAAGCTCGGCCGGCTACGACATCAAGCGGCTGCTGGAGACGGTGTTTTCTTATTTTTATAACGCCAGCTTCGGCACCATTTATCCGATGCTTGCCAAGATGGAGCAGCAAGGATTAATTACAAAGGAAAGCATCATTCAGGAAGGCAAGCCGAACAAACATGTATATACGATCACCGAGGAGGGGAGAAGGCAGTTCCGGGAATATTTGAACAGTGAATTGCAGCCCGAGGAGATCAAATCGGACTTTATGGTCAGGCTCTACTTTGGCGGGTTGGCGGATCGGGAGCACGTCTCGGAATGGCTGAGCAAAGCGATCGATAAGACGACCCGAACGCTGCAGTCCCTCGAGGACATATACGGGCGCCTCAAGGATAAGAAGAGCGCAACGCAGATCATCTGCGTTCGATTGGGAATCGAAAGCTGCAAAGCGCGCCTGAAGGTATTGAACGAAGGGCTAAACGACATCAAAGCGTTAGACGGAGAGTTAGAAAAAGAGTGA
- a CDS encoding TerC family protein, with amino-acid sequence MEMDVQWFILGLLKIILINIVLSGDNAVVIALACRNLPAEQQKKAVFLGSFGAIVLRVILTFVAVWLLQIPFVQVAGGLMLLWIAIKLMGGDEGGEKLESSQHLGTAIKTIIVADLVMSLDNVLAVAGAASGSLLLIGLGLAISIPLIIWGSQLLMSLMNRFPIIVLLGVALLGYTAGEMILSDDAISHWVETTVPAAHYAVPVILAAAVIGVGKLLEKRHKREAVPEEAV; translated from the coding sequence ATGGAAATGGACGTGCAATGGTTTATACTGGGACTGCTGAAAATTATACTGATCAATATCGTCTTAAGCGGCGACAACGCGGTCGTTATCGCCTTGGCCTGCCGCAACCTTCCCGCCGAGCAGCAGAAAAAAGCCGTATTTCTCGGCAGCTTCGGCGCCATCGTGCTGCGCGTCATCCTGACGTTCGTGGCCGTCTGGCTGCTGCAAATTCCGTTCGTGCAGGTAGCCGGCGGGTTGATGCTGCTCTGGATTGCGATTAAGCTGATGGGCGGCGACGAAGGCGGCGAAAAGCTGGAGTCCAGCCAACATCTGGGAACGGCGATCAAAACGATCATCGTCGCCGACCTCGTGATGAGCCTCGACAACGTGCTGGCCGTAGCCGGGGCGGCATCGGGCAGCCTGCTGCTGATCGGGCTTGGACTGGCCATCAGCATCCCGCTGATCATCTGGGGCAGCCAACTGCTGATGAGCCTCATGAACCGCTTCCCGATCATCGTGCTGCTTGGGGTTGCGCTGCTCGGCTATACGGCCGGGGAGATGATTCTGAGCGATGACGCGATCTCCCATTGGGTGGAGACGACGGTGCCGGCAGCGCATTACGCGGTACCCGTCATTTTGGCGGCGGCGGTCATCGGTGTCGGCAAGCTGCTGGAGAAAAGGCATAAACGCGAGGCTGTGCCGGAGGAAGCGGTGTAG
- a CDS encoding ATP-binding protein: protein MKLQTKLILIICSLLALVIVSLGGIYYYVITSTLEEQIGQRALKVAETVAVMPEIRKAFYSPDPPSIIQPIAEAVREKTDAEYVVVGNREGIRYSHPLPDRIGKEMVGGDNGPVLEGRAIISRAVGSLGPALRGKAPIFGDNGEVIGIVSVGFLTEDIESIADKYQDETMLIALCVLAVGIGGAVLIARNVRRSIHGLEPAEIGSLYTEKKAILESIREGIVAINRDGIITLANRYALQLLGLPESVDITGRRVEELIPNTRLNEVIRSGKAEFDAEMLIGDHEVIVNRIPIMGWNSQVTGAVSSFRSKSELYRLAEELSQVRRFADALRAQTHEYSNKLYVISGLIQLESYQEAVELITRESDVQQNLIQFIMQEIPDPMIGGLLIGKYNRAQELKLHFEIDRESSFRDIPETIDRNQLITIIGNLADNAMEAVLACDDKTDRRVKLFLTDLGEDLIIECEDNGIGIPEETGATVFEKGFSTKVGEHRGIGLALVTHAVGKLDGYITFHKNPAGGTIFTAAIPKKKSVERGKPNAADEPGNRH from the coding sequence ATGAAGCTGCAGACGAAACTCATCCTGATCATTTGCTCCCTGCTCGCGCTGGTCATTGTGAGCCTGGGGGGCATTTATTATTATGTCATCACGTCGACGCTGGAGGAGCAAATCGGCCAACGGGCGCTCAAGGTAGCCGAAACCGTAGCCGTGATGCCGGAAATTCGGAAAGCGTTTTATTCCCCCGATCCGCCCTCCATAATTCAACCTATCGCTGAAGCGGTCCGCGAAAAAACGGACGCCGAATATGTCGTCGTCGGCAACCGCGAAGGCATCCGCTACTCCCACCCGCTTCCCGACCGGATCGGCAAGGAGATGGTCGGCGGCGATAACGGGCCCGTGCTCGAGGGGCGCGCGATCATCTCCAGGGCGGTCGGGTCGCTCGGACCTGCGCTGCGCGGCAAAGCCCCGATTTTTGGCGATAACGGCGAAGTGATCGGCATCGTGTCCGTCGGCTTTTTGACGGAGGATATCGAGAGCATCGCTGATAAATATCAGGATGAAACCATGCTGATCGCCCTCTGCGTGCTGGCCGTCGGAATTGGCGGCGCGGTGCTGATCGCCAGAAACGTTCGCCGCTCGATCCATGGGCTCGAACCGGCGGAAATCGGGTCGCTGTATACGGAGAAAAAAGCGATTCTCGAATCGATCCGCGAAGGAATCGTCGCGATCAACCGGGACGGCATCATTACCTTGGCCAACCGGTATGCGCTGCAGCTGCTCGGCCTGCCGGAAAGCGTCGACATCACCGGCCGCCGCGTCGAGGAGCTGATTCCGAACACGCGGCTCAACGAGGTGATTCGTTCCGGCAAAGCCGAATTCGACGCCGAGATGCTGATCGGGGATCACGAGGTGATCGTCAACCGCATCCCGATCATGGGCTGGAATTCCCAGGTAACCGGCGCCGTTTCCAGCTTCCGCAGCAAATCCGAGCTGTACAGGCTGGCCGAGGAGCTGTCCCAGGTGAGGCGTTTTGCCGATGCGCTGCGCGCGCAGACGCATGAATACTCCAACAAATTGTACGTCATCTCGGGACTTATCCAGCTGGAATCTTATCAGGAAGCGGTCGAGCTGATCACCAGAGAGTCGGACGTCCAGCAAAATTTGATCCAATTCATCATGCAGGAAATTCCCGACCCGATGATCGGCGGGCTCTTGATCGGCAAATATAATCGCGCCCAGGAACTTAAGCTTCATTTCGAAATCGACCGGGAAAGCTCGTTTCGCGACATTCCGGAGACGATCGACCGCAATCAGCTCATCACGATTATCGGCAACCTAGCCGACAACGCGATGGAAGCGGTGCTCGCCTGCGACGATAAAACCGATCGGCGGGTGAAGCTGTTTTTGACCGATTTGGGGGAAGATTTAATTATCGAATGCGAGGATAACGGAATCGGTATTCCCGAGGAAACCGGCGCCACCGTTTTTGAAAAAGGTTTTTCCACGAAAGTAGGAGAGCACCGCGGCATCGGGCTCGCTCTGGTCACACACGCGGTAGGCAAGCTTGACGGCTACATTACATTTCATAAAAATCCGGCGGGAGGCACGATTTTTACCGCAGCCATTCCCAAAAAAAAGTCGGTCGAAAGGGGGAAGCCCAATGCAGCAGATGAGCCAGGAAACCGTCATTGA
- a CDS encoding AEC family transporter, with protein sequence MEVFLLIVVNVILPVFLLIGAGVFLHRTFKFDMNTLSKLNAYFLMPAVSFANMYQSKLEGGVLADILLFLLLQSALLVILSTGVAKLAKFDKGLSSSFKNSVVLINSGNFGLPVSQLVFQGNPLGASIQVVVMIYQNLLTNTYGLMNAVAVNSPGWKALKELAKNPVFYAVILGWTLHSLDIKLPSFMWTPVQNVSEAFLAIALVTLGAQSAYLRLTRINLSLALSLACRLLMAPAVALLIIFALGIKGTTAQALFIASSFPTSRNSAVFALEYDNHPEYAAQVVLVSTIFSSVTVAVVVYLAKIWF encoded by the coding sequence ATGGAAGTTTTCTTACTGATTGTCGTAAATGTGATTTTGCCGGTGTTCCTTCTGATCGGAGCGGGCGTCTTTCTGCACCGGACGTTCAAGTTCGATATGAACACGTTGTCCAAGCTGAACGCATACTTTTTGATGCCGGCGGTCAGCTTCGCCAATATGTATCAAAGCAAACTGGAAGGTGGGGTCCTGGCGGACATTCTTCTGTTTTTGCTGCTGCAAAGCGCCCTTCTGGTTATTCTCAGCACAGGGGTGGCCAAGCTTGCGAAATTCGACAAGGGATTGTCGTCCAGCTTCAAAAACAGCGTCGTTCTGATCAATTCGGGCAACTTCGGCCTGCCGGTGAGCCAGCTCGTGTTTCAGGGCAACCCGCTTGGCGCTTCGATCCAGGTGGTGGTTATGATCTACCAAAATTTGCTGACCAATACATACGGTCTGATGAATGCGGTGGCCGTGAACAGCCCCGGCTGGAAGGCGCTGAAGGAACTCGCGAAAAATCCGGTTTTTTATGCGGTCATATTGGGATGGACGCTGCATTCGCTCGATATCAAGCTGCCTTCCTTTATGTGGACGCCGGTGCAAAACGTGTCCGAAGCGTTTCTGGCGATCGCACTCGTCACGCTCGGTGCGCAAAGCGCATATTTGCGGCTGACCCGCATCAACTTGTCGCTCGCGCTAAGCCTGGCTTGCCGCCTGCTGATGGCACCGGCTGTCGCTTTGCTGATCATATTCGCACTCGGCATCAAGGGAACGACCGCCCAGGCGCTGTTCATCGCCAGCTCGTTTCCGACCTCCCGCAACAGCGCGGTTTTTGCGCTGGAGTACGATAATCACCCGGAATACGCGGCTCAGGTCGTGCTGGTCTCAACGATCTTCAGCAGCGTGACTGTTGCGGTCGTTGTGTATTTGGCGAAAATTTGGTTTTAA
- a CDS encoding tripartite tricarboxylate transporter substrate binding protein has product MMTRSWKVASISVLAVSLMACGNAGSKQPAAGGKDAAPAPAAAASKYPEKPITIVAPSGAGGGWDMTARTISKVLTEAKVVDKTISVENKPGGGGTVFMAEYSTKDVKDNYRLFVSSPPILINNLKKEGNTPYGYKDTTPLAQLTKDYGAIAVPANSKYKDLKSLLDDMKADPTKLTVAGGSAPGSMDHLVAILPAFKYGIDPKKVKYVSYDGGGEAVTALLGGNADVLGTDASSLDQYVKAGKIRILAVAAPQRLANMKDIPTMKEQGVDAEFLIWRGIFGPKDMSADAKKYWEDALKKMVDSEQWKKEMQANNWETDYKKADDFKTYLGQQETMVKDILTALGMQK; this is encoded by the coding sequence ATGATGACCAGAAGTTGGAAAGTCGCCTCGATCAGCGTGCTTGCCGTCAGCTTAATGGCGTGCGGCAATGCCGGAAGCAAGCAGCCGGCGGCAGGAGGCAAAGATGCGGCTCCCGCTCCGGCTGCAGCAGCGTCCAAATACCCGGAGAAGCCGATTACGATCGTAGCTCCGTCCGGTGCAGGCGGCGGCTGGGATATGACGGCGAGAACGATTTCGAAAGTGCTTACGGAAGCGAAAGTCGTCGACAAAACGATTTCCGTGGAAAACAAGCCGGGCGGCGGCGGCACCGTGTTCATGGCCGAATATTCGACCAAGGATGTTAAAGACAATTACAGATTGTTCGTCAGCTCGCCGCCGATTTTGATCAACAACCTGAAGAAGGAAGGCAATACGCCATACGGCTACAAAGATACGACTCCGCTCGCACAGCTGACGAAAGATTACGGCGCTATTGCGGTTCCGGCGAATTCGAAATACAAGGATTTGAAATCGCTGCTTGACGATATGAAAGCCGATCCGACCAAGCTGACGGTAGCCGGCGGTTCCGCTCCGGGCTCGATGGACCACCTGGTGGCTATTCTTCCGGCCTTCAAATACGGCATCGATCCGAAGAAAGTCAAATACGTTTCCTACGACGGCGGCGGCGAAGCGGTAACGGCTCTGCTCGGCGGCAACGCGGATGTGCTCGGTACGGACGCTTCCTCGCTGGACCAATACGTGAAAGCCGGCAAAATCCGCATCTTGGCGGTAGCCGCGCCGCAGCGTCTGGCCAACATGAAGGACATTCCGACGATGAAAGAGCAGGGCGTTGATGCCGAATTCCTCATCTGGCGCGGCATTTTCGGACCGAAGGATATGAGCGCGGACGCGAAAAAATATTGGGAAGACGCGCTGAAAAAGATGGTCGATTCCGAGCAGTGGAAGAAGGAAATGCAAGCGAACAACTGGGAGACGGATTACAAGAAGGCGGATGATTTCAAAACGTACCTCGGCCAGCAGGAAACTATGGTCAAGGACATCTTGACCGCACTCGGCATGCAGAAATAA